In Streptomyces sp. 840.1, one DNA window encodes the following:
- a CDS encoding HTTM domain-containing protein, translating into MSTPAPVTTPGPASTPRRTSGLARGIQRVTASSLGPYQSAVIRIGFAATYLLFLLRELPHRHEMYGPGAPWRWDMAEKLISNNQAFTSLMWTDSTVWFEIVYALALIAAVLLLVGWHTRAISVLFMAGVLSLQNRSIFMGDGGDNVIHLMAIYLVLTRCGQVWSLDARRAARRARAALTADGDADADVDRGGRSPRADVAGPLLWVAFGAVLIWATVTDGLGGTVWLPVLFWILWTGHGVWWAVNRYAPHSEPRTLLDVIANLAHNATLVVIMAEVCLIYSTAGWYKIQGSRWQDGTALYYPLKLHYFTPWPGLSDLLASSGVMVMVLTYATVIVQVAFPFTLFNRRVKNVLLVVMIGEHAGIALLLGLPFFSMAMIAADAIFLPTVFLVWLGSRVALGRQLLSRGRGKAPRPRDADEGLDGGGRRDGSGGGEATERSGSGGHTLVG; encoded by the coding sequence GTGAGCACGCCGGCACCGGTGACCACACCCGGACCTGCGAGCACGCCCCGGCGCACGAGCGGGCTCGCCCGGGGTATCCAGCGCGTCACCGCCTCGTCCCTCGGCCCGTACCAGAGCGCCGTCATCCGGATCGGCTTCGCGGCCACGTACCTGCTCTTCCTGCTGCGGGAGCTGCCGCACCGGCACGAGATGTACGGTCCCGGCGCCCCGTGGCGCTGGGACATGGCGGAAAAGCTGATCTCCAACAACCAGGCCTTCACCAGCCTCATGTGGACGGACAGCACCGTCTGGTTCGAGATCGTGTACGCGCTGGCGCTGATCGCCGCCGTGCTGCTCCTGGTGGGCTGGCACACGCGCGCCATCTCCGTCCTGTTCATGGCCGGCGTGCTGTCGCTGCAGAACCGCAGCATCTTCATGGGCGACGGCGGCGACAACGTCATCCACCTGATGGCGATCTACCTGGTGCTGACCCGGTGCGGGCAGGTCTGGTCGCTGGACGCCCGCCGTGCGGCGCGCCGGGCGCGGGCGGCGCTGACCGCGGACGGCGACGCCGACGCAGACGTAGACAGGGGCGGGCGTTCACCTCGTGCGGATGTGGCCGGGCCGCTGCTGTGGGTGGCGTTCGGGGCCGTACTGATCTGGGCCACGGTGACGGACGGCCTGGGCGGAACCGTGTGGTTGCCGGTGCTGTTCTGGATTCTGTGGACCGGGCACGGGGTCTGGTGGGCCGTGAACCGGTACGCGCCGCACAGCGAGCCGCGCACCCTGCTCGACGTCATCGCCAACCTCGCCCACAACGCCACCCTCGTCGTGATCATGGCCGAGGTCTGCCTGATCTACTCGACCGCCGGCTGGTACAAGATCCAGGGTTCGAGGTGGCAGGACGGTACGGCGCTGTACTACCCGCTCAAGCTGCACTACTTCACGCCGTGGCCCGGACTCTCGGACCTCCTCGCATCGAGCGGGGTGATGGTGATGGTGCTGACGTACGCCACGGTCATCGTGCAGGTCGCGTTCCCGTTCACCCTGTTCAACCGGCGGGTCAAGAACGTCCTGCTCGTCGTGATGATCGGCGAGCACGCCGGCATCGCCCTGCTGCTGGGGCTCCCCTTCTTCTCGATGGCCATGATCGCGGCGGACGCCATCTTCCTGCCGACCGTCTTCCTGGTGTGGCTGGGCAGCCGGGTGGCGCTCGGGCGGCAGCTGTTGTCCCGGGGGCGTGGCAAGGCCCCGAGGCCCCGGGACGCGGACGAGGGCCTGGACGGGGGAGGACGCCGGGACGGATCCGGGGGCGGGGAGGCAACGGAGCGCAGCGGCAGCGGGGGCCATACGCTCGTCGGGTGA
- a CDS encoding TrmH family RNA methyltransferase, protein MDEPAQYDDGFGTEIGVGPHPLPWPVGERYDPELLAHGDRRNVGDAYRYWTREAIVADLDLRRHDFHVAVENWGHDFNIGSVVRTANAFLAKEIHIVGRRRWNRRGAMVTDRYQHVRHHPDTADLTAWAAAEGLPIIGIDNLPGAVPLERTELPRRCVLLFGQEGPGLTEEARAHASMVCSIAQFGSTRSINAGAAAAIAMHAWVQRHADIPGAGV, encoded by the coding sequence GTGGACGAGCCGGCCCAGTACGACGACGGGTTCGGGACGGAGATCGGCGTCGGGCCGCACCCGCTTCCCTGGCCCGTGGGCGAGCGTTACGACCCCGAGCTGCTCGCCCACGGCGACCGGCGCAATGTGGGCGACGCGTACCGGTACTGGACCCGGGAGGCGATCGTCGCCGATCTGGATCTGCGGCGGCACGATTTCCATGTGGCGGTGGAGAACTGGGGTCACGACTTCAATATCGGCTCGGTCGTGCGTACCGCGAACGCCTTTCTCGCCAAGGAGATCCACATTGTGGGACGGCGGCGCTGGAACCGTCGTGGGGCGATGGTCACCGACCGCTACCAGCACGTCCGCCACCATCCCGACACTGCGGATCTGACTGCCTGGGCCGCAGCCGAGGGGCTGCCGATCATCGGCATCGACAACCTGCCGGGTGCCGTGCCGCTGGAGCGGACCGAGCTGCCGCGGCGGTGCGTGCTGCTGTTCGGGCAGGAGGGGCCGGGGCTGACCGAGGAGGCGCGCGCGCATGCCTCGATGGTGTGCTCGATCGCGCAGTTCGGGTCCACGCGGTCGATCAATGCGGGGGCTGCGGCGGCGATTGCGATGCATGCGTGGGTGCAGCGGCATGCGGATATTCCTGGGGCGGGTGTGTAG
- the paaN gene encoding phenylacetic acid degradation protein PaaN: protein MAAELSPNLLTEKHRPTLDRALDAIRSRAYWSPHPEHPKAYGEGGAPGSLGAAEGKAAFDAVLNTRIDLGQPGTDGWTGGEISPYGPELGVEYPHSDPDVLIPAMRAGMPAWREAGPETRALVCLEILARISARTHEFGHAVMHTSGQAFMMAFQAGGPHAQDRGLEAVAYAYEEQTRAPHTADWSKPQGKRDPIELHKTFTAAGRGVSLLIGCNTFPTWNGYPGLFASLATGNPVLVKPHPRAVLPLALTVQLAREVLTEAGFDPNLVALATERPGEGIAKSLALRPEIRIIDYTGSTAFGDWLEANALQAQVYTEKAGVNTIVLDSTDDYRGMLSNLAFSLSLYSGQMCTTPQNLLIPRNGITTDIGDKTYDDVVVDIAAAVTGLLGDDARANALLGALVNPEVRARLEAAAQLGEVALPSREVANPDFPEAVVRTPLIVKLDGAKPDDDSPYLSECFGPVSFTVAVESTADAVELLRRTIRDKGAMTVGAYTTSPEVESSLVDVCLDESAQLSLNLTSGVYVNQTAAFSDFHGSGGNPAANAALCDGAFVSNRFRTLEVRRQR from the coding sequence ATGGCCGCCGAGCTCTCCCCGAACCTGCTGACCGAGAAGCACCGCCCCACGCTCGACCGGGCCCTCGACGCGATCCGCTCGCGTGCCTACTGGTCCCCGCACCCCGAGCACCCGAAGGCGTACGGCGAGGGCGGCGCCCCCGGCAGCCTGGGCGCCGCCGAGGGCAAGGCCGCCTTCGACGCCGTGCTGAACACCCGTATCGACCTCGGCCAGCCGGGCACCGACGGGTGGACGGGCGGGGAGATCTCGCCGTACGGGCCCGAACTCGGCGTCGAGTACCCGCACTCCGATCCGGATGTCCTGATCCCGGCGATGCGCGCGGGCATGCCCGCCTGGCGCGAGGCCGGCCCCGAGACCAGGGCCCTGGTCTGCCTGGAGATCCTGGCCCGGATCAGCGCCCGTACCCATGAGTTCGGCCACGCGGTGATGCACACCAGCGGGCAGGCCTTCATGATGGCGTTCCAGGCCGGTGGCCCGCACGCCCAGGACCGCGGCCTGGAAGCGGTGGCGTACGCCTACGAGGAACAGACCCGCGCCCCGCACACCGCGGACTGGTCGAAACCGCAGGGCAAGCGCGATCCGATCGAGCTGCACAAGACGTTCACCGCGGCGGGACGGGGCGTCTCCCTGCTGATCGGCTGCAACACCTTCCCCACGTGGAACGGCTACCCCGGCCTCTTCGCCTCTCTCGCCACCGGCAATCCCGTCCTGGTCAAACCGCACCCCCGTGCGGTGCTCCCGCTGGCCCTCACGGTTCAGCTGGCGCGCGAGGTGCTCACCGAGGCGGGCTTCGATCCCAACCTGGTCGCCCTGGCCACCGAGCGGCCGGGCGAGGGCATCGCCAAGTCCCTGGCACTCCGCCCGGAGATCCGGATCATCGACTACACCGGCTCCACCGCCTTCGGCGACTGGCTGGAGGCCAACGCCCTTCAGGCACAGGTCTACACGGAGAAGGCCGGGGTCAACACGATCGTCCTCGACTCCACGGACGACTACCGGGGCATGCTCTCCAACCTGGCGTTCTCGCTCTCCCTCTACAGCGGCCAGATGTGCACCACCCCGCAGAACCTGCTGATCCCGCGCAACGGCATCACGACGGACATCGGCGACAAGACGTACGACGACGTGGTCGTCGACATCGCCGCAGCCGTCACCGGGCTCCTCGGCGACGACGCCCGCGCCAACGCCCTGCTCGGCGCCCTGGTCAACCCGGAGGTACGGGCCCGTCTGGAGGCCGCCGCCCAGCTGGGCGAAGTCGCCCTGCCCTCGCGGGAGGTGGCCAACCCCGACTTCCCGGAGGCGGTGGTCCGCACGCCACTGATCGTCAAGCTCGACGGCGCCAAGCCGGACGACGACTCCCCCTACCTCTCGGAGTGCTTCGGCCCGGTCTCGTTCACGGTCGCGGTCGAGTCGACGGCCGACGCCGTGGAGCTGCTGCGCCGCACGATCCGCGACAAGGGCGCGATGACGGTGGGCGCGTACACCACGTCACCGGAGGTGGAGAGCTCGCTGGTGGACGTCTGCCTGGACGAGTCGGCCCAGCTCTCACTCAACCTCACAAGCGGGGTCTACGTGAACCAGACGGCTGCGTTCTCCGACTTCCACGGCTCGGGCGGCAACCCGGCAGCCAACGCGGCCCTGTGCGACGGAGCCTTCGTATCCAACCGCTTCCGCACCCTGGAAGTCCGCCGCCAACGCTGA
- a CDS encoding TetR/AcrR family transcriptional regulator — MTTARRDTYTPETLLTVAVRVFNERGYDGTSMEHLSKAAGISKSSIYHHVAGKEELLRRAVSRALDGLFGILDEPGATRGRAIERVEYVTRRTVEVLIAELPYVTLLLRVRGNTKTERSALERRREFDQRVGDLLKAAVADGDLRSDVDIRLATRLLFGMVNSLVEWYRPLPDGGAERDQLADTVVRLAFDGMKA, encoded by the coding sequence ATGACCACGGCCAGGCGGGACACGTACACCCCGGAGACTCTGCTCACTGTCGCCGTCCGGGTCTTCAACGAGCGCGGCTACGACGGCACGTCCATGGAGCACCTCTCGAAGGCTGCCGGGATCTCCAAGTCGTCCATCTACCACCACGTGGCCGGCAAGGAAGAGCTGCTGCGGCGAGCGGTCAGCCGGGCGCTGGACGGGCTCTTCGGCATCCTCGACGAACCGGGTGCGACGCGCGGCCGCGCGATCGAACGCGTCGAGTACGTCACCCGCCGTACCGTCGAGGTGCTGATAGCCGAACTGCCCTACGTCACGCTGCTGCTCCGGGTGCGGGGCAACACGAAGACCGAGCGCTCGGCGCTGGAGCGGCGGCGCGAGTTCGACCAGCGGGTGGGCGATCTGCTCAAGGCCGCGGTCGCCGACGGCGACCTCCGTTCCGACGTGGACATACGTCTCGCGACCCGGCTGCTCTTCGGCATGGTGAACTCGCTGGTCGAGTGGTACCGGCCGCTCCCGGACGGCGGCGCGGAGCGGGACCAGCTCGCGGACACCGTCGTGCGCCTCGCCTTCGACGGGATGAAGGCCTGA
- a CDS encoding Lrp/AsnC family transcriptional regulator, which yields MADGGADPGRTPPARPLDPIDRAILRLLQTDGRASIRSVADRVHVSRANAYARINRLIDDGVIRGFSARVNHERAGQGASAYITLKIVQNSWRTVREQLQALPGATHIALVSGDFDVLLLVHTQDNQSLRDLVLTRIQSIPEVLSTRTLLVFEETDLAPGPDLPTELT from the coding sequence ATGGCCGACGGGGGCGCGGATCCCGGCCGGACTCCTCCGGCACGCCCGCTCGACCCCATCGACCGCGCCATCCTCCGGTTGCTCCAGACGGACGGCAGAGCATCGATACGGTCGGTGGCCGATCGGGTTCACGTATCGCGCGCCAACGCCTACGCCCGGATCAACCGGCTCATCGACGACGGGGTGATCCGCGGCTTCAGCGCCCGGGTGAACCACGAGCGGGCGGGGCAGGGGGCCTCCGCCTACATCACGCTCAAGATCGTCCAGAACTCCTGGCGCACCGTCCGCGAGCAGCTCCAGGCACTGCCGGGCGCCACCCACATCGCACTGGTCAGCGGCGATTTCGATGTCCTGCTGCTGGTGCACACCCAGGACAACCAGTCACTGCGCGATCTGGTGCTCACCAGGATCCAGTCCATCCCCGAGGTTCTCTCCACCCGCACACTGCTGGTGTTCGAGGAGACCGACCTGGCCCCGGGGCCTGACCTCCCCACGGAGCTCACCTGA
- the pdhA gene encoding pyruvate dehydrogenase (acetyl-transferring) E1 component subunit alpha — protein sequence MTVQELPGAAAYRPTPPPAWKPLTDPAPLLPDPEPYRVLGTDAADGADPELLLRLYAELVRGRRYNAQATALTKQGRLAVYPSSTGQEACEIAAALVLEERDWLFPSYRDTLAAVARGLDPVEALTLLRGDRHTGYDPREHRIAPLCTPLATQLPHAVGLAHAARLKGDDVVALAMVGDGGTSEGDFHEALNFAAVWKAPVVFLVQNNGFAISVPLAKQTAAPSLAHKAVGYGMPGRLVDGNDAVAMHQVLSEAVERARSGGGPTLVEAITYRMDAHTNADDATRYRGDSEVETWRAHDPVQLLERELTGRGLLGEDGIEEARSAAERMAAGLRERMNADPVLDPMDLFNQVYAEQTTQLREQEARLRVELDAENEQHGTDDGGAGR from the coding sequence ATGACGGTCCAAGAGCTGCCCGGCGCGGCCGCCTACCGGCCCACGCCGCCCCCGGCGTGGAAGCCGCTCACCGACCCGGCGCCGCTGCTCCCGGACCCCGAGCCGTACCGCGTGCTCGGTACGGACGCCGCGGACGGCGCAGACCCCGAGCTCCTGCTGCGGCTCTACGCCGAGCTGGTGCGCGGCCGGCGCTACAACGCCCAGGCAACCGCCCTCACCAAGCAGGGGCGGCTCGCGGTCTACCCGTCGAGCACGGGGCAGGAGGCCTGCGAGATCGCGGCCGCCCTGGTGCTCGAGGAGCGGGACTGGCTCTTTCCCAGCTACCGCGACACGCTCGCTGCCGTGGCGCGGGGGCTGGACCCCGTCGAGGCGCTGACGCTGCTGCGCGGGGACCGGCACACCGGTTACGACCCGCGCGAGCACCGCATCGCACCGCTCTGCACCCCGCTCGCAACCCAGCTGCCGCACGCGGTGGGCCTGGCCCACGCGGCGCGGCTCAAGGGCGATGACGTGGTCGCGCTCGCCATGGTGGGCGACGGCGGCACCAGCGAGGGGGATTTCCACGAGGCGCTGAACTTCGCGGCCGTGTGGAAGGCCCCGGTCGTCTTCCTCGTGCAGAACAACGGCTTCGCCATCTCCGTACCGCTGGCCAAGCAGACCGCGGCACCCTCCCTGGCGCACAAGGCCGTGGGATACGGGATGCCGGGCCGGCTGGTCGACGGGAACGACGCGGTGGCCATGCACCAGGTGCTCTCCGAAGCGGTCGAGCGGGCCAGGAGCGGCGGCGGCCCGACGCTCGTGGAGGCCATCACCTACCGCATGGACGCGCACACGAACGCCGACGACGCGACCCGCTACCGCGGCGACAGCGAGGTCGAGACCTGGCGTGCCCACGATCCGGTCCAGCTCCTGGAGCGCGAGCTGACGGGACGCGGGCTGCTCGGGGAGGACGGCATCGAGGAGGCGCGGTCGGCCGCCGAGCGGATGGCGGCCGGACTGCGCGAGCGGATGAACGCGGATCCGGTGCTCGACCCGATGGATCTCTTCAACCAGGTGTACGCGGAGCAGACCACCCAACTGCGAGAGCAGGAGGCCCGGCTGCGTGTCGAGCTGGACGCGGAGAACGAACAGCACGGCACGGATGACGGGGGAGCAGGGCGATGA
- a CDS encoding alpha-ketoacid dehydrogenase subunit beta encodes MTTAAATATARTAKAKPATMAQALGRALRDSMAQDPSVHVLGEDVGTLGGVFRITDGLAKEFGEDRCTDTPLAEAGILGAAVGMAMYGLRPVVEMQFDAFAYPAFEQLISHVAKMRNRTGGAMPLPITVRVPYGGGIGGVEHHSDSSEAYYMATPGLHVVTPATVDDAYGLLRASIASDDPVVFLEPKRLYWSKADWSPQAPAAVEPIGRAVVRRAGRSATLITYGPSLPVCMEAAEAAVAEGWDLEVVDLRSLVPFDDETVAASVRRTGRAVVVHESTGFGGPGGEIAARITERCFHHLEAPVLRVAGFDIPYPPPMQERHHLPGVDRVLDAVARLQWEAEH; translated from the coding sequence ATGACCACCGCAGCGGCCACGGCCACGGCGCGGACGGCGAAGGCCAAACCCGCCACCATGGCGCAGGCCCTCGGGCGCGCACTGCGCGACTCGATGGCGCAGGACCCCTCCGTGCACGTCCTCGGGGAGGACGTGGGCACGCTCGGCGGCGTCTTCCGGATCACCGACGGCCTGGCGAAGGAGTTCGGCGAGGACCGTTGCACGGACACCCCGCTGGCCGAGGCCGGCATCCTCGGAGCGGCCGTCGGCATGGCGATGTACGGACTGCGGCCCGTCGTCGAGATGCAGTTCGACGCCTTCGCCTACCCGGCGTTCGAGCAGCTCATCAGCCATGTCGCCAAGATGCGGAACCGGACCGGGGGCGCCATGCCCCTGCCGATCACGGTCCGGGTGCCGTACGGCGGCGGAATCGGCGGCGTCGAGCACCACAGCGACTCCTCGGAGGCGTACTACATGGCGACCCCTGGTCTCCATGTCGTCACGCCCGCCACGGTCGACGACGCCTACGGGCTGTTGAGAGCCTCGATCGCCTCCGACGATCCGGTGGTCTTCCTGGAGCCCAAGCGGCTCTACTGGTCGAAGGCGGACTGGTCGCCGCAGGCGCCCGCCGCCGTGGAGCCCATCGGACGCGCCGTCGTGCGCCGGGCCGGACGCAGCGCGACGCTGATCACGTACGGTCCCTCGCTGCCCGTCTGCATGGAGGCCGCAGAGGCCGCGGTCGCGGAGGGCTGGGACCTCGAAGTCGTCGACCTGCGCTCGCTGGTGCCGTTCGACGACGAGACGGTGGCCGCGTCCGTGCGACGGACCGGACGCGCGGTGGTCGTCCACGAGTCCACCGGCTTCGGCGGTCCGGGCGGCGAGATCGCGGCCCGGATCACCGAGCGCTGCTTCCACCACCTGGAGGCGCCGGTGCTGCGCGTCGCCGGCTTCGACATCCCGTACCCGCCGCCCATGCAGGAACGGCACCACCTGCCGGGCGTGGACCGGGTGCTCGACGCCGTCGCGCGACTGCAGTGGGAGGCGGAGCACTGA
- a CDS encoding dihydrolipoamide acetyltransferase family protein, translated as MPHVLEFKLPDLGEGLTEAEIVRWLVEVGDVVAIDQPVVEVETAKAMVEVPCPYGGVVTARFGDEGTELPVGAPLLTVAVGSEEMSGSPAESGSGTEAAEAEPSGSGNVLVGYGTGAPPVRRRRVRPEALSAPAAAPAAAPTGVPAAVPARAVAHVVAASAVAVVPGASDSSGASSASGASSASGVSDEARGPVAVVSPLVRKLARQHDLDLRRLTGSGPGGLILRADVESAIRSGAETSQVAEATDHTSARPAGERVPLRGVRGAVADKLARSRREIPDATCWVDADATELMAARAAMNSAGGPGAGPKVSVLALLARICTAALARYPELNSTVDQEAREIVRLPGVNLGFAAQTERGLVVPVVRDADARSTESIGAEITRLTEAARTGTLKPAELTGGTFTLNNYGVFGVDGSTPIINHPEAAMLGVGRIVPKPWVHEGELAVRRVVQLSLTFDHRVCDGGTAGGFLRYVADCVEQPAVLLRTL; from the coding sequence ATGCCGCACGTACTCGAATTCAAGCTTCCGGATCTCGGTGAGGGGCTGACCGAGGCCGAGATCGTGCGCTGGCTGGTGGAGGTCGGCGATGTCGTCGCCATCGACCAGCCGGTCGTCGAGGTCGAGACGGCCAAGGCGATGGTGGAGGTGCCGTGCCCGTACGGGGGCGTGGTGACCGCGCGGTTCGGCGACGAGGGTACGGAGCTTCCGGTCGGGGCACCGTTGCTGACGGTCGCGGTCGGGTCCGAGGAGATGTCCGGGAGCCCGGCGGAATCCGGGTCCGGCACGGAGGCCGCCGAGGCGGAGCCGTCCGGGTCCGGCAACGTGCTGGTGGGGTACGGGACCGGCGCACCGCCGGTCCGTCGGAGGCGGGTCCGGCCGGAGGCGCTCTCGGCTCCTGCCGCTGCGCCTGCTGCGGCTCCAACCGGTGTTCCAGCCGCTGTTCCTGCTAGGGCTGTTGCTCACGTTGTTGCTGCTTCGGCTGTTGCTGTTGTTCCTGGAGCGTCTGATTCATCTGGTGCGTCTAGTGCGTCTGGTGCATCTAGCGCTTCCGGGGTTTCGGACGAGGCGCGGGGGCCGGTCGCTGTCGTGTCCCCGCTGGTGCGCAAGCTCGCCCGGCAGCACGACCTCGATCTGCGTCGGCTGACCGGCTCCGGGCCCGGCGGCCTGATCCTTCGGGCCGACGTGGAGTCCGCCATCCGGTCCGGGGCGGAGACCTCGCAGGTGGCCGAGGCGACGGACCACACCTCGGCACGTCCCGCCGGTGAACGGGTTCCGCTGCGCGGTGTCCGGGGCGCGGTCGCCGACAAGCTGGCGCGCAGCCGGCGCGAGATCCCTGACGCCACCTGCTGGGTGGATGCCGATGCCACCGAGCTGATGGCTGCCCGAGCGGCCATGAACAGCGCCGGTGGTCCCGGTGCCGGCCCGAAGGTGTCGGTGCTGGCGCTGCTCGCCCGCATCTGTACGGCCGCCCTGGCCCGGTACCCCGAACTCAACTCGACGGTGGACCAGGAAGCGCGGGAGATCGTGCGGCTGCCCGGCGTCAACCTCGGGTTCGCGGCCCAGACCGAGCGGGGGCTCGTCGTTCCGGTCGTACGGGACGCGGACGCGCGCAGCACGGAGTCGATCGGAGCCGAGATCACCAGGCTCACCGAGGCCGCCAGGACGGGAACGCTGAAGCCCGCCGAGCTGACCGGAGGCACGTTCACGCTCAACAACTACGGGGTCTTCGGGGTGGACGGGTCGACGCCGATCATCAACCACCCGGAGGCGGCGATGCTCGGCGTCGGGCGCATCGTCCCCAAGCCGTGGGTGCACGAGGGCGAGCTGGCCGTCCGGCGGGTCGTCCAGCTCTCGCTGACCTTCGACCACCGGGTCTGCGACGGCGGTACGGCGGGAGGCTTCCTGCGCTATGTGGCCGACTGTGTGGAACAGCCGGCCGTGCTCCTGCGGACGTTGTAG
- a CDS encoding NTP transferase domain-containing protein has product MTAYDAIVLAGGAAKRLGGADKPGLRIGGRALLDRVLAACPDAGTTVVVGGRRPTVRAVTWAREEPRGGGPLAALGAGVRHTAAERLLVLSADLPFLGADTVGALLAAAGRGDLEGAVCTDRDGRDQPLVAVYRAEPLRRELALLAAEHGGLAGLPLRLLTHELRLSRVAADPLASFDCDTWEDIASARARIREHGTVLDEWITAVKNELAIELDVDTAVLLDLARDAAHGVARPAAPLTTFLVGYAAAKASSDGGGPEAVAEAARKAAALALRWADETGTP; this is encoded by the coding sequence ATGACCGCGTATGACGCCATCGTCCTCGCCGGAGGTGCCGCGAAGCGGCTCGGCGGTGCCGACAAGCCGGGGCTCCGGATCGGTGGCCGTGCGCTGCTCGACCGGGTGCTCGCGGCCTGTCCCGACGCCGGGACCACGGTGGTGGTCGGGGGCAGACGGCCCACAGTGCGCGCTGTGACCTGGGCACGTGAAGAGCCCCGGGGCGGCGGTCCGCTGGCCGCCCTCGGTGCCGGGGTGCGGCACACGGCTGCGGAGCGCCTGCTGGTGCTCTCCGCAGATCTGCCCTTCCTGGGGGCGGACACGGTCGGGGCCCTGCTGGCAGCTGCCGGCCGGGGCGACCTGGAGGGTGCCGTCTGCACCGACCGGGACGGCCGTGACCAGCCGCTGGTGGCCGTCTACCGGGCGGAGCCGTTGCGACGGGAGCTGGCGCTGCTCGCCGCGGAGCACGGTGGACTCGCCGGACTTCCCCTGCGGTTGCTGACCCACGAGCTGCGGCTTTCCCGGGTGGCGGCGGACCCGCTCGCCTCGTTCGACTGCGACACCTGGGAGGACATCGCTTCGGCCAGGGCCAGGATCAGAGAACATGGGACCGTGCTGGACGAATGGATCACCGCAGTCAAGAACGAACTGGCCATCGAACTCGACGTCGACACCGCCGTCCTGCTCGACCTTGCCCGTGACGCCGCCCACGGTGTCGCCAGGCCCGCCGCACCCCTGACGACCTTCCTGGTCGGGTACGCGGCGGCGAAGGCGAGCAGCGACGGGGGCGGGCCCGAGGCAGTGGCCGAGGCCGCCCGCAAGGCCGCCGCGCTCGCTCTCCGGTGGGCGGACGAGACCGGGACGCCATGA